A region from the Salvia splendens isolate huo1 chromosome 15, SspV2, whole genome shotgun sequence genome encodes:
- the LOC121768042 gene encoding probable hexokinase-like 2 protein → MKRELVVVAAATTAAATVAGVAFLVRQWRRQSNQQLSAQRILREFARWCATPTSKLWQVANEMASDMEAELTPPGDRGGNLGVPVSYLAGLPTGEEKGTFYGINLRGTNFMIVRGKLEGRNEALSDMSRQEIEIPLHILSSDDSTKELCDLMAVEVAKFVGLHVESDGKVGERERILGFTVSLPVDDLLPSSALHSKWRRLSFNDAVGGELAQEMNQALKKHGIEMRVYAVVNDTIGHLAGGRYYNKESVAAVSLGMGTDVAYIESLPQQIVKESSSEAAETAINMQWGNFFSSHLPLTEYDASLDAESADPGCRIFEKLISGMYLGEIVRRVLLRMAEESALFGDVVPPKLTISYSLRSPDMAAMHQDTSQDYEIVQAKLKEIFDIESSTTLVREMVTEICDVVAERGARLVGAGIVGIVKKMGRLANRKSVITIEGGLYEHYRIYRNYLHSTVWEMLGTDLCDNVIINHSHGGSGAASIFLAASQTDH, encoded by the exons ATGAAGCGGGAATTGGTGGTAGTGGCGGCTGCGACGACGGCAGCCGCAACGGTGGCCGGAGTAGCTTTTTTGGTGAGGCAATGGAGGCGGCAGAGCAACCAACAGTTGAGCGCACAACGCATCCTCCGAGAATTCGCAAGGTGGTGCGCGACGCCGACGTCAAAGCTATGGCAGGTGGCAAATGAAATGGCATCGGACATGGAAGCAGAGCTCACCCCCCCCGGTGATAGAGGTGGAAACCTAGGCGTTCCCGTTTCTTATCTCGCAGGTCTTCCCACAGG GGAAGAGAAAGGCACATTTTATGGGATAAATCTGCGTGGAACAAATTTTATGATAGTAAGGGGAAAACTTGAAGGCAGAAACGAAGCATTGAGTGATATGTCCCGACAAGAGATTGAAATTCCTCTTCATATACTGTCTAGTGATGACTCTACAAAG GAATTATGTGATTTAATGGCGGTTGAGGTGGCTAAATTCGTTGGGTTACACGTGGAGAGTGATGGGAAGGTGGGAGAAAGAGAAAGGATACTGGGCTTCACTGTATCACTTCCGGTAGATGACCTATTGCCATCTTCTGCCCTTCATTCCAAATGGAGACGTCTATCTTTCAACGACGCA GTGGGAGGGGAACTAGCACAAGAAATGAACCAGGCCTTGAAGAAGCATGGCATTGAGATGCGTGTTTACGCAGTA GTGAATGACACGATTGGGCATCTTGCCGGAGGAAGATACTACAACAAAGAGAGTGTAGCTGCAGTGAGTCTGGGAATGGGAACAGACGTTGCTTACATTGAATCATTGCCTCAACAAATAGTGAAGGAATCATCATCAGAAGCTGCAGAGACGGCTATTAATATGCAATGGGGAAACTTCTTTTCCTCCCATCTTCCACTCACCGAGTATGATGCCTCCTTAGATGCCGAGAGCGCTGATCCGGGATGCCGG ATATTCGAGAAGCTTATTTCTGGCATGTATTTGGGAGAGATTGTGAGGAGAGTGCTGTTGAGAATGGCGGAGGAGTCTGCGCTGTTCGGAGACGTGGTACCGCCCAAGCTAACCATCTCTTACTCCCTGAGGTCGCCAGACATGGCCGCTATGCACCAGGACACATCGCAGGATTACGAAATTGTGCAAGCCAAACTCAAGGAGATTTTTGAC ATCGAGAGCTCGACTACGTTGGTGAGGGAGATGGTGACAGAGATCTGTGACGTTGTGGCGGAGCGTGGGGCGAGGCTGGTGGGGGCCGGGATCGTGGGGATAGTGAAGAAGATGGGGAGATTAGCCAACAGGAAGAGCGTCATCACCATCGAAGGAGGGTTGTATGAGCACTACCGGATATACCGAAACTACCTACACAGCACTGTCTGGGAGATGCTTGGAACGGATCTCTGCGACAACGTCATCATCAACCATTCTCATGGAGGCTCCGGTGCTGCCTCGATATTTTTGGCTGCCTCACAGACCGATCATTAA